A region from the Planctomycetia bacterium genome encodes:
- a CDS encoding site-specific integrase has protein sequence MQSVPIYSTWQVDPWRLLSRVELVTALGELERKAKRSLNTRLNLVIVRLAGCCVLRVSEIACLRLDDVRMEDARPHILIRADVSKIPRDRRIPLWWDRDTFGDIMAWKGRLLNKGARSDDLFVSSILNRTRGKRLTRQALRQRFRTACKVLGKTCLESLTIHDGRHTFVSHSLAGGRTLAEVRDAAGHANVVTTSAYLHASVAEYNATCLHG, from the coding sequence ATGCAGAGCGTGCCGATTTACTCCACCTGGCAGGTCGATCCCTGGCGGCTCTTATCCCGCGTCGAACTGGTGACCGCGCTGGGCGAACTGGAGCGCAAGGCCAAGCGGTCGCTAAACACCAGGCTGAATCTGGTGATTGTCCGACTGGCCGGTTGCTGCGTGCTGCGGGTTTCGGAGATTGCCTGCCTGCGGCTCGACGACGTTCGGATGGAGGATGCTCGGCCTCACATATTGATTCGCGCCGATGTGTCGAAAATTCCGCGCGATCGGCGGATTCCGCTGTGGTGGGATCGAGATACGTTCGGCGATATTATGGCCTGGAAGGGGAGGCTCCTCAACAAGGGCGCTCGGTCCGACGATTTGTTCGTGTCTTCGATCCTAAATCGGACACGAGGCAAACGACTGACACGGCAGGCACTTCGGCAACGATTCCGGACGGCTTGCAAGGTGCTGGGCAAAACTTGTCTCGAATCGCTCACGATTCACGACGGCCGGCATACGTTTGTGAGCCATTCCCTGGCCGGAGGTCGCACGCTGGCCGAAGTTCGCGATGCGGCCGGGCATGCGAATGTGGTGACGACGTCGGCGTATTTGCATGCCAGCGTGGCAGAATACAATGCGACGTGCCTCCATGGCTGA